The following coding sequences are from one Gadus morhua chromosome 10, gadMor3.0, whole genome shotgun sequence window:
- the nox1 gene encoding NADPH oxidase 1, translating to MGNMIINHGLTSFILVVWMSINIFLFVWFYFFYDLGDQFYYTRHLLGSALAWARAPAAVLNFNCLLILLPVCRNLLSLIRGSFMCCGRTMRKQLDKNISFHKLVAYMIGLMTAVHTIAHLLNVEWYNNSRRRMYDPLSTALSDLPDGNNTTYLNPIRNIDVNAQQNPTYFAMTSLAGITGVIITLCLILIITSSMEVIRRSYFEVFWYTHHLFVIFFIGLVIHGAGRIVRSQQNLVQHNYTLCKDRIESWGKVAECPYPQFAGGAPGTWMWVIGPMFLYLCERILRFIRYTQTVKYRKIVIRPSKVLELQLVKAGFKMEVGQYVFLNCPAISHLEWHPFTMTSAPEEDFFSVHIRSVGDWTQKLISMVEELPEGTQGPRMGVDGPFGTASEDVFDYEVSMLVGAGIGVTPFASILKSIWYKFKDSDPKLRTRKIYFYWLCRETHAFEWFADLLQVLEKEMEERGMGDFLTYKLFLTGWDQSHTDHVMVRFDEDTDVVTGLKQKTNYGRPNWEKEFEQVRKENPSSTVGTFLCGPAVLAKVLEKKCAKYSDVDPRKTRFYFNKENF from the exons ATGGGGAATATGATCATCAACCATGGACTTACATCCTTCATACTG GTTGTTTGGATGAGCATCAACATTTTCCTCTTCGTCTGGTTTTACTTTTTCTACGATTTGGGAGATCAATTTTACTACACGCGACACCTCCTCGGC TCCGCCCTGGCCTGGGCCAGAGCCCCTGCTGCCGTGCTCAACTTCAACTGTCTGCTCATTCTACTGCCGGTGTGTCGCAACCTGCTGTCCCTGATCCGGGGCTCCTTTATG TGCTGTGGAAGAACAATGAGGAAACAGCTTGACAAAAACATAAGCTTCCATAAATTGGTCGCCTATATGATTGGCCTGATGACAG CCGTCCACACCATCGCCCACCTCCTGAACGTGGAGTGGTACAACAACAGCAGGCGCAGAATGTACGACCCACTCAGCACAGCGCTGTCTGATCTGCCGGACGGTAACAACACCACCTACCTGAACCCCATCCGCAACATTGACGTG AACGCGCAGCAGAACCCCACCTACTTCGCCATGACCAGCCTGGCGGGAATTACCGGCGTCATCATCACGCTctgcctcatcctcatcatcacctcGTCCATGGAGGTCATCCGCCGGTCCTACTTCGAGGTCTTCTGGTACACACATCACCTCTTCGTCATCTTCTTCATCGGCCTGGTCATCCACGGAGCAGG ACGCATCGTGAGGAGTCAGCAGAATTTGGTACAGCACAACTACACGCTCTGTAAGGACCGCATTGAGAGCTGGGGGAAGGTCGCTGAGTGTCCTTACCCTCAGTTCGCTGGAGGTGCCCCTGGG ACGTGGATGTGGGTGATCGGTCCGATGTTTCTGTATCTGTGCGAGCGCATTCTACGCTTCATCCGCTACACGCAGACGGTCAAATACAGGAAG ATTGTGATCAGACCGTCCAAGGTGCTAGAGCTGCAGTTGGTGAAAGCTGGTTTCAAGATGGAGGTGGGCCAATACGTCTTCCTCAACTGCCCCGCCATCTCCCATCTCGAGTGGCATCCGTTCACCATGACCTCTGCCCCCGAAGAGGACTTCTTCAGCGTCCACATTCGCTCGGTGGGTGACTGGACACAGAAGCTCATCAGTATGGTGGAAGAGCTGCCTGAGGGGACACAGGGACCCAG AATGGGCGTTGACGGTCCCTTCGGCACAGCCAGTGAAGACGTGTTTGACTATGAGGTCAGCATGCTGGTCGGAGCAGGCATCGGGGTGACCCCCTTCGCGTCAATCCTCAAGTCCATCTGGTACAAATTCAAGGATTCCGACCCCAAGTTGCGCACTCGAAAG ATCTACTTTTACTGGTTGTGCCGGGAAACCCATGCCTTCGAGTGGTTTGCAGACCTTCTACAGGTGCTagagaaggagatggaagagagaggaatgggGGATTTCCTCACCTACAAACTCTTCCTGACCGGATGGGATCAGAGCCAT ACTGATCATGTGATGGTTCGTTTTGACGAGGACACAGACGTTGTGACTGGACTCAAGCAAAAAACTAATTACGGAAGACCCAACTGGGAGAAAGAGTTTGAGCAAGTTCGTAAAGAGAATCCGTC ATCTACTGTAGGAACCTTCTTGTGTGGCCCAGCAGTCTTAGCCAAGGTGTTGGAGAAGAAATGTGCCAAATACTCAGACGTGGATCCTCGCAAGACTCGATTTTACTTCAACAAAGAGAATTTCTAG
- the xkrx gene encoding XK-related protein 2: MEDHDPIERETPDVAEQSEHDGASIENGVMLVVNQSRIKPPFSVVLATLLYCAEFITASVMCSMYHKTEDTVWLGFTISFVLVPAVLIQMALTFFHRDLGRDRPLVLFLHLLLLGPVVRCLEALVVYYKAGKKEEPYVTISRKIGLKRGHDMPMEWEIGHSERKLAAHRNAFKRTALIQAFLGSTPQLTLQLYATIQEKYFLPTRVALMVITLVSITYGALVCSVLAIQIRYDNYKVRLRPGAYVCMIVWRGLEIATRITSLVLFSTALVHWMIPVGLVNLLFFFFLPWAEFWARRGTLPENVEKNFSKLGTTVVLCMFTLLYACINVFCWSAVQLDLSHRELIEKKQRWDRLAVYYTARFAENCLLIGLWYVHKSDFYEYVCAPMLVVQLVVCYGMAVLFMLLFYQYFHPCKRLFKHNVHDCLHCVCFKGRGRGRGSGEPRNSYSTNATMVLVADELPPGIASRPDDRETDILDIMEAA; this comes from the exons ATGGAGGACCACGACCCAATCGAAAGGGAGACGCCAGACGTGGCCGAACAATCCGAGCACGATGGTGCGTCAATTGAAAACGGAGTCATGCTGGTGGTCAATCAAAGTCGCATCAAGCCCCCGTTCAGCGTGGTGCTGGCCACATTGCTGTACTGTGCCGAGTTCATCACTGCCTCGGTGATGTGTAGCATGTACCACAAGACCGAGGACACCGTCTGGCTGGGCTTCACGATCTCGTTCGTGTTAGTGCCCGCTGTCCTGATTCAGATGGCGCTGACGTTCTTCCATCGAGACCTGGGAAGAGACCGTCCATTGGTGCTCTTCttgcatctcctcctcctggggccTGTGGTTAG GTGCCTGGAAGCGCTGGTGGTCTACTACAAGGCCGGGAAGAAAGAGGAGCCCTACGTCACCATCTCCAGGAAGATCGGGCTGAAGCGGGGCCATGACATGCCCATGGAGTGGGAGATCGGACACTCGGAGCGCAAGCTGGCCGCTCACCGCAACGCCTTCAAGCGCACGGCGCTGATCCAGGCCTTCCTGGGCTCCACCCCCCAGCTCACGCTGCAGCTCTACGCCACCATCCAGGAGAAGTACTTCCTCCCCACACGGG TCGCCCTGATGGTCATCACCCTGGTGTCCATCACGTACGGCGCCCTGGTGTGCAGCGTGCTCGCCATCCAGATCCGCTACGACAACTACAAGGTGCGGCTGCGCCCGGGCGCCTACGTCTGCATGATCGTCTGGCGGGGCCTGGAGATCGCCACGCGCATCACGTCCCTGGTGCTGTTCAGCACGGCGCTCGTCCACTGGATGATCCCCGTGGGGCTGGTCAacctgctcttcttcttcttcctgccgTGGGCCGAGTTCTGGGCGCGCAGGGGCACGCTGCCCGAGAACGTGGAGAAGAACTTCTCCAAGCTGGGCACCACGGTGGTGCTGTGCATGTTCACGCTGCTCTACGCCTGCATCAACGTCTTCTGCTGGTCGGCCGTGCAGCTGGACCTGAGCCACCGGGAGCTGATCGAGAAGAAGCAGCGTTGGGACCGCCTCGCCGTCTACTACACGGCCCGCTTCGCCGAGAACTGCCTGCTCATCGGCCTGTGGTACGTCCACAAGTCGGACTTCTACGAGTACGTGTGCGCGCCCATGCTGGTGGTGCAGCTGGTGGTGTGCTACGGCATGGCCGTGCTCTTCATGCTGCTCTTCTACCAGTACTTCCACCCGTGCAAGCGGCTCTTCAAGCACAACGTCCACGACTGCCTGCACTGCGTGTGCTTCAAGGGCCGGGGGCGAGGGCGGGGGTCCGGCGAGCCGCGCAACTCCTACTCCACCAACGCCACCATGGTGCTGGTGGCGGACGAGCTGCCGCCGGGCATCGCCAGCCGACCGGACGACCGGGAGACGGACATCTTGGACATCATGGAGGCGGCCTGA
- the arl13a gene encoding ADP-ribosylation factor-like protein 13A — MDIDLLYRLQRRWWPLCSPGPPHPNMFNLMSNCYSWLSKLQEPIRKVTILVVGLDKAGKTSSVRGMLRVPLGLNTSPTHGCVRSELRVDNYLVSLLDVGGAPESRAVWREVYGDVHGIIFVVDSSDRQRIKEVKDVLSEMLKQPRVAGKPILVLANKQDKVNALLGSELIEVLSLEKLVNQSRSLCHIEPCSASTDLRRWADKKTLRGLQWLLRAVCLDYPELCARVAQDRRRPLAAPGDTDKPRRAEKGRRKKTKEERLPSGQSDLRQEHRPKEKEKMLKSAGKMQPIRNMLKKVTTNN, encoded by the exons ATGGACATAGATCTTCT ATACAGGCTACAGAGAAGATGGTGGCCACTGTGCTCACCTGGCCCTCCTCATCCAAACATGTTCAATCTGATGAGCAATTGCTACAGCTGGCTGTCCAAGTTACAGGAACCAATCAG GAAAGTGACCATACTGGTAGTTGGTCTTGACAAGGCGGGAAAGACATCTTCAGTCAGGGGTATGCTGAGAG TGCCCTTAGGTTTGAACACGAGTCCGACTCATGGCTGTGTTCGCTCGGAGCTGAGGGTGGACAATTACCTGGTGAGCCTGCTGGATGTTGGCGGAGCGCCTGAGTCCCGAGCGGTTTGGAGGGAGGTCTACGGAGACGTCCATGGGATCATCTTCGTTGTTGACTCTAGTGACAGGCAGCGGATAAAGGAGGTCAAGGATGTCCTGTCGGAGATGCTGAAGCAGCCCAGAGTGGCGGGAAAACCGATATTAGT ATTGGCCAACAAACAGGACAAAGTGAACGCTCTGCTGGGAAGTGAGCTGATTGAAGTACTCTCTCTGGAAAAGCTGGTCAACCAAAGCCGCTCTCTGTGCCATATA GAGCCTTGCTCGGCCTCAACGGACCTGCGGCGCTGGGCCGACAAGAAGACCCTGCGTGGGCTCCAGTGGCTGTTGCGGGCCGTGTGCCTGGACTACCCGGAGCTGTGTGCCCGGGTAGCCCAGGACCGCAGGAGGCCCCTGGCTGCCCCGGGTGACACGGACAAACCTCGCAGAGCGGAGAAGGGCCGTCGAAAAAAAACCAAAGAAGAAAG GTTGCCCTCAGGCCAGTCTGACCTGCGGCAGGAGCACCGCCctaaagagaaggagaaaatgCTCAAAAGTGCAGGCAAAATGCAGCCTATTCGAAACATGCTAAAAAAGGTAACAACAAACAACTAA
- the tmem35 gene encoding putative acetylcholine receptor chaperone translates to MKMASPRTITIVALSFALGLFFVFMGTIKLTPRLSKDAYSEMKRAYKSYAKALPGLKRIGISSVLLRKIIGSLEVGCGVVLTLVPGKPKDVANFLLLLVMLAVLFFHQLVGDPLKRYAHALVFGILLTCRLLIARQSDERPEREESREEPHINEQEKNKVKQS, encoded by the exons ATGAAGATGGCTTCACCGAGGACAATAACCATTGTGGCCCTTTCGTTTGCTCTGGGtctattttttgtgtttatggGAACCATTAAACTCACCCCGAGGTTAAGCAAAGATGCATACAGTGAAATG AAAAGGGCATATAAAAGCTATGCCAAGGCATTGCCTGGTTTAAAAAGGATCGGCATCAGCTCAGTGCTGCTTCGCAAGATCATCGGATCCCTGGAGGTGGGCTGTGGCGTTGTCCTGACCCTCGTTCCGGGAAAACCCAAGGATGTGGCTAACTTCTTGTTGCTGCTAGTGATGCTGGCAGTGCTCTTCTTCCATCAGCTGGTGGGAGACCCTCTGAAACGCTACGCCCACGCTTTAGTCTTTGGCATTCTGCTCACCTGTCGGCTCCTCATCGCTCGCCAGAGCGACGAACGTCCCGAAAGGGAGGAGAGTCGAGAGGAACCACACATCAATGAGCAGGAAAAGAACAAGGTCAAGCAGTCTTAG